The genomic window TACGACACGGTTTTCCTCCCCTGGGCTGTCATCCGCAGCCACCCTATGCAGATGCTGTGGGCTCCCGCCAAGGAGGAGCTCTTCGAGAAGCCGTTTCCCGGTCTCATTTACCGCTCCTGGGGTGCCTTCCCGGTGAAGCGCGGGCGTGACGTCCGGGCCGGGAAACAGATCAACGCTCTCTTGGCCGATCAGAAGGTGATGCTTTTTCCCGAGGGGACCCGCCATAAGGACGGCGTCCTCGGCAAGGGTAACCGCGGCGTCGGGAAGATCATTTACGACACGAGGCCGCATGTCATACCTACCGCCCTGGTCGGCATCAACCGGTGGAAGTTCCCCGGGTTGGGGCTGCAGGGGAGTGTCTCCTTCGGAGCGCCGCTCGACTTCACCGATCTGTACCAGTTGGAGGACTGCAAGGAGACGCATCAGCTCATCGTCGACCGGGTGATGGCCGCCATTGCCGAACTGATTGAACGGCAAGGGGGGGCGCCTTATGCAAGTTGAGATCTTCTGTGACGGCGCCTGCAGCGGCAACCCCGGCGTCGGCGGATGGGGCAGCATCCTGCGCTACGGCGACAAGGTGAAGGAGCTTTCCGGGGCCGACGGGGAAACCACCAACAACCGCATGGAGATGAGCGCGGCTATCGGTGCCCTCGAGGCGCTCACACGTCCCTGCGACGTGGTCGTCACCACCGACTCCCAATACCTGGTAAAGGGGATGACCGAGTGGATCCACGGCTGGGTTAAGCGCGGGTGGGTCAACTCGAAGAAGGAGCCGGTGCTGAACCGGGAACTCTGGGAGCGCCTCATGGCCCTCTCCAAGACGCACAGGATCACCTGGGTCTGGGTGCGCGGCCACAACGGCCACGTCGAGAACGAGCGCTGCGACGAACTCGCGCGTGCGGCGATCGACAGCTACCGCCTGGGCGTGAGGAGTTAGGGAAGGGGATGGATTACTTCATCATCGAGGTCTCCGAGGAGGAGATCCGGCGCGAACGCGAGAAGGGGCGTGAGCTGAGGCGCACCCAGTGGTGGAAGAACCGGGTTGCCAAGGGGGTGTGTCACTGGTGCCGCGGGAAGTTCTCCCCCGACCAGCTTTCGATGGACCATATCGTGCCGGTGATCCGCGGCGGCAAATCCGCGCGGGGCAACGTGGTCCCCTGCTGCAAGGAATGCAACAACAAGAAGAAGCACATGCTCCCCATCGAGTGGCAGGAATACCTCGAACAGATGGGGACGGGGGAGGGTGAGCCTTCCCGTGGAGAATGACTTGAACAACGGCATCAAGGCGGTCATCTACGACTGCGACGGCGTCCTCTTCGACTCCTTCGAGGCGAACTACGCCTTCTACCACCTGATACTGGAGCGCTTCGGCAGGCCGC from Geomonas ferrireducens includes these protein-coding regions:
- a CDS encoding lysophospholipid acyltransferase family protein → MKVSFLRRFWVTFSIWVIGFYASYLNRFRILGGEAIPGSGGVLIASNHISAYDTVFLPWAVIRSHPMQMLWAPAKEELFEKPFPGLIYRSWGAFPVKRGRDVRAGKQINALLADQKVMLFPEGTRHKDGVLGKGNRGVGKIIYDTRPHVIPTALVGINRWKFPGLGLQGSVSFGAPLDFTDLYQLEDCKETHQLIVDRVMAAIAELIERQGGAPYAS
- a CDS encoding HNH endonuclease, with protein sequence MDYFIIEVSEEEIRREREKGRELRRTQWWKNRVAKGVCHWCRGKFSPDQLSMDHIVPVIRGGKSARGNVVPCCKECNNKKKHMLPIEWQEYLEQMGTGEGEPSRGE
- the rnhA gene encoding ribonuclease HI, which encodes MQVEIFCDGACSGNPGVGGWGSILRYGDKVKELSGADGETTNNRMEMSAAIGALEALTRPCDVVVTTDSQYLVKGMTEWIHGWVKRGWVNSKKEPVLNRELWERLMALSKTHRITWVWVRGHNGHVENERCDELARAAIDSYRLGVRS